One region of Natronorubrum aibiense genomic DNA includes:
- a CDS encoding acetyl-CoA hydrolase/transferase C-terminal domain-containing protein, translating to MNNRLEGAIEPVDAETAAAHVDSDAVVAVSGFGAVGYPKALPLALAEADRDLELTVVSGGSVGKEIDTALVETGAVARRYPYQSRPAAREAVNDGTIAYQDRFISAVGDEVSLGHIPTPDVAIVEAVAVGEDWFVPSLSIGHTAAYVRAAPKLIIEVNGSIPREIGQFHDVYERELPPNRKPIPLEHPADRIGESKIRFDPDTLLAVVETETPDDPYSFREPSATDREIATNLATFLEAELERCSIFDDRIALQFGVGSLGNALMGALSDIDFGDRDVYYYGEVFQDGLLEMIENGTLTGASATSFALSVEGQRRLFDDIDRYSESVILRTASLSNSPALIDRFGVVGINSAVEVDLYGHVNSTHVGGSRVLNGVGGSGDFNRNSPLTITTLPSRHGTETSCLVPMCPHVDHTEHDISVVITEQGVADLRGSCPRERSQLLIERCAHPQFVDDLEAYVERSESAGGHAPHDLESAFAWRS from the coding sequence ATGAACAACCGACTCGAGGGCGCGATCGAACCGGTCGACGCCGAGACGGCCGCCGCCCACGTCGACAGCGATGCGGTCGTTGCCGTCAGCGGGTTCGGCGCGGTCGGCTACCCGAAGGCGCTGCCGTTGGCACTCGCCGAAGCCGATCGGGACCTCGAACTGACAGTCGTCAGCGGCGGCAGCGTCGGCAAGGAGATCGATACGGCGCTCGTCGAGACAGGGGCAGTCGCCCGTCGCTACCCCTATCAGTCGCGCCCTGCGGCGCGGGAGGCGGTCAACGACGGGACGATCGCCTATCAGGATCGGTTCATTTCGGCGGTTGGTGACGAAGTCTCGCTGGGACATATCCCGACGCCCGACGTCGCGATCGTCGAAGCGGTGGCCGTCGGCGAGGACTGGTTCGTCCCATCGCTGTCGATCGGCCACACGGCGGCCTACGTGCGGGCCGCACCGAAACTGATCATCGAAGTCAACGGCTCGATCCCACGTGAGATCGGCCAGTTCCACGACGTCTACGAACGCGAACTGCCACCGAACCGAAAGCCCATTCCCCTCGAGCATCCAGCCGATCGGATCGGCGAGTCGAAGATTCGGTTCGATCCGGATACTCTCCTTGCCGTCGTCGAGACCGAAACGCCCGACGATCCCTACAGCTTCCGCGAACCATCGGCGACCGACCGAGAGATCGCAACCAATCTCGCGACGTTTCTCGAGGCCGAACTCGAGCGCTGTTCGATCTTCGACGACCGGATCGCGCTGCAGTTCGGCGTTGGCAGCCTCGGCAACGCGCTCATGGGCGCACTGTCGGACATTGACTTCGGCGATCGAGACGTCTACTACTACGGCGAGGTGTTTCAAGATGGTCTCCTCGAGATGATCGAGAACGGGACGCTCACCGGTGCCAGCGCGACGTCGTTTGCGCTCTCCGTGGAGGGGCAACGGCGACTGTTCGACGACATCGATCGATACAGCGAGTCAGTCATCCTCCGGACGGCATCGCTCTCGAACAGCCCGGCGCTGATCGACCGCTTCGGCGTCGTCGGGATCAACAGCGCCGTCGAAGTCGACCTCTACGGGCACGTCAACTCGACGCACGTCGGCGGCTCGCGCGTCCTGAACGGGGTCGGTGGCAGCGGCGATTTCAACCGCAATTCTCCGCTCACGATTACGACGTTGCCCTCGAGACACGGCACGGAGACATCCTGTCTCGTCCCGATGTGTCCGCACGTCGATCACACGGAACACGACATCTCGGTCGTGATCACCGAGCAGGGCGTCGCCGACCTTCGAGGGAGTTGTCCGCGCGAGCGTAGCCAGCTGCTCATCGAGAGGTGCGCCCACCCGCAGTTCGTCGACGACCTCGAGGCGTACGTCGAACGCAGCGAGAGCGCCGGTGGACACGCTCCCCACGACCTCGAGTCGGCATTCGCCTGGCGCTCCTGA
- a CDS encoding ABC transporter permease, which translates to MATKHSSVDAELKQPALTRLVQWFNMKRLLATYFILISLYIYAPMIALIGFSFNAGGISPPYQGFTLAWYSELLANQGIISSVMRSVQLALVVTVITTVLGTAAALAYRFDFRGRKLFLYLIVLGIITPGIAFSVGSTLFLNEVLGLSRSMWLALPAHVVWTVPFAVIVLLAGFPPNLAQNEEAARVMGASRLTTFREIVLPQIAPTVLGAAVFAFTLSYNEAERGLLLVGRDRTMPMEVFSIASAERATPELFALGSVTTVFSTLLLLVAGGLVVYGSRQS; encoded by the coding sequence ATGGCAACAAAGCACTCTTCGGTCGATGCCGAGTTGAAACAACCTGCACTGACGCGGCTCGTACAGTGGTTCAATATGAAACGGCTGCTGGCAACGTATTTCATCCTGATCTCGCTGTACATCTACGCGCCGATGATCGCGCTGATCGGGTTCTCGTTCAACGCGGGCGGAATCTCACCGCCGTATCAAGGATTTACGTTGGCGTGGTACAGTGAATTACTCGCGAATCAGGGGATCATCTCTTCGGTCATGCGATCGGTCCAACTCGCGCTCGTTGTCACGGTGATCACGACGGTACTCGGCACTGCCGCAGCACTCGCGTACCGCTTTGATTTCCGTGGCCGGAAGCTGTTCCTGTACCTGATCGTGCTCGGGATCATCACGCCGGGGATCGCCTTCAGCGTCGGTTCGACGCTGTTTCTGAACGAGGTTCTCGGCCTCTCCCGGTCGATGTGGCTCGCGCTGCCGGCACACGTCGTCTGGACGGTCCCGTTTGCCGTCATCGTCTTGCTCGCCGGCTTCCCGCCGAACTTGGCACAGAACGAAGAGGCCGCTCGAGTGATGGGCGCGAGTCGCCTAACGACGTTCCGTGAAATCGTGTTGCCACAGATCGCACCGACTGTCCTCGGTGCGGCCGTCTTCGCGTTTACGCTCTCGTACAACGAGGCCGAACGTGGTTTGCTCCTCGTCGGCCGCGACCGAACCATGCCGATGGAAGTGTTCAGTATCGCCTCCGCCGAGCGTGCAACCCCCGAACTGTTCGCCCTCGGGAGCGTGACCACAGTGTTTTCCACCCTGTTGCTCCTCGTCGCCGGTGGACTCGTCGTCTACGGTTCTAGACAGTCCTGA
- a CDS encoding SHOCT domain-containing protein, producing MPTDDRTDGRDAPEAGDDVLAEQAADAIECIDLDEADRRALLERLDVDEQIQHVLRGRLMDYETDDPDRERREESRTRKMASHGRDLLTVVTTRRLLVVVQRQSPDDHEYRSIADDDITAVSLETANGNQRLVIRGATRYYIDVGRSPTDVASAAYAQLRKRLDIQLTAEQSTDATSAAEQSDDDPLERLERLATLFEQGHLTEREFEAKKRELLDRI from the coding sequence ATGCCAACCGACGACCGGACCGACGGCCGGGACGCCCCTGAAGCCGGCGACGACGTGCTCGCCGAGCAGGCTGCCGACGCAATCGAATGCATCGACCTCGACGAAGCGGATCGGCGTGCCCTCCTCGAGCGGCTAGATGTCGACGAACAGATTCAACACGTCCTTCGCGGGCGGCTCATGGATTACGAGACGGACGATCCGGACCGCGAGCGTCGTGAAGAGAGCCGCACCCGCAAGATGGCAAGTCACGGTCGTGACCTGCTGACGGTCGTGACAACTCGGCGGCTGCTAGTCGTGGTACAGCGACAGTCACCCGACGATCACGAGTACCGATCGATCGCCGATGACGACATCACAGCTGTGTCACTCGAGACGGCAAACGGCAATCAGCGGCTGGTGATTCGGGGGGCCACCCGGTACTATATCGACGTTGGACGAAGCCCCACCGACGTCGCCAGCGCTGCGTACGCACAGCTTCGCAAGCGGCTCGACATCCAGCTGACTGCCGAACAGTCGACAGACGCCACGTCGGCTGCCGAACAGTCGGATGACGATCCACTCGAGCGTCTCGAGCGACTCGCAACCCTGTTCGAACAGGGACATCTCACGGAGAGAGAGTTCGAGGCCAAAAAACGGGAGTTGCTGGATCGGATCTAA
- a CDS encoding polysaccharide deacetylase family protein codes for MPTRHSRGVYGANVGAPRLLDLHDKHDIPATWFIPGHTIDSFPEISAEVWDRGYDIQHHGWSHTGPATYETKEDEMADVERAIDSIVDLTGRKPTGYRSPAWDYSANTLDILDEVGIEWDSSKMASDFEPHWLYGNWSAPEDGPYDRGEPTDLVELPVSWQRDDWPALTFTWARPHRMGYVSEDSLFQRYYDQFDWMHENVDDGVFILTLHPQVIGQAHRISRLEELIEHMKSHDDVEFEEMDTVATEFRENN; via the coding sequence ATGCCAACACGACATTCTCGAGGCGTCTATGGCGCCAACGTCGGTGCGCCGCGCCTGCTCGACCTCCACGACAAACACGACATTCCTGCGACGTGGTTTATCCCCGGTCACACGATCGACAGCTTCCCGGAGATCAGTGCTGAGGTGTGGGACCGTGGCTACGATATCCAGCATCACGGCTGGAGTCACACCGGACCCGCAACGTACGAAACCAAAGAAGATGAGATGGCAGACGTCGAACGAGCGATCGACTCGATCGTCGATCTCACCGGTCGCAAACCAACCGGCTACCGCTCGCCAGCGTGGGACTACTCGGCGAACACGCTCGACATCTTAGACGAAGTCGGCATCGAATGGGACTCGAGCAAGATGGCATCCGACTTCGAGCCCCACTGGCTGTACGGCAACTGGAGCGCGCCCGAGGATGGCCCGTACGACCGCGGCGAACCAACCGATCTCGTCGAACTCCCCGTTTCGTGGCAGCGCGACGACTGGCCCGCCCTGACGTTCACCTGGGCGCGCCCACACCGCATGGGGTACGTGAGCGAGGATTCGCTGTTCCAGCGCTACTACGACCAGTTCGATTGGATGCACGAGAACGTCGACGACGGCGTGTTCATCTTGACGCTGCACCCGCAGGTCATCGGACAGGCCCACCGCATCTCGCGACTCGAGGAACTGATCGAACACATGAAAAGCCACGACGACGTCGAGTTCGAAGAGATGGACACCGTCGCCACCGAGTTCCGCGAGAACAACTGA
- a CDS encoding MaoC family dehydratase: MTTDEPTDGEKHIVEGWHGRYYEDFEVGDVYKHPFGRTVTETDNVWMTNVTMNLNPMHFNEAYAAETEFGERLVDGTFVIALAVGMSVIDISVNATANLGYDDIRHHNPVYHGDTIFAESEVLHKRELESRDHVGIVTTELRAYNQDNDLVLSLERTPMVLKRSHADPSAAQPPGWPEGIGTQPEPDR, translated from the coding sequence ATGACAACAGACGAACCAACGGACGGCGAGAAGCACATTGTCGAGGGGTGGCACGGCCGCTACTACGAGGATTTCGAAGTCGGCGACGTCTACAAACACCCGTTCGGACGCACCGTCACCGAGACGGATAACGTCTGGATGACGAATGTCACGATGAACCTCAATCCGATGCACTTCAACGAGGCCTACGCGGCCGAAACGGAGTTCGGCGAACGGCTCGTCGACGGGACGTTCGTCATTGCACTCGCAGTCGGAATGAGCGTCATCGACATCTCGGTCAACGCCACGGCCAATCTCGGCTACGACGACATTCGCCACCACAATCCCGTCTATCACGGCGATACGATCTTCGCCGAAAGCGAGGTCTTGCATAAACGCGAACTCGAGTCCCGCGACCACGTCGGGATCGTCACGACCGAACTCCGAGCGTACAACCAGGACAACGACCTCGTCCTTTCGCTCGAGCGCACCCCGATGGTCCTCAAACGCAGTCACGCCGACCCCTCGGCCGCACAGCCACCGGGCTGGCCCGAAGGCATCGGCACGCAGCCGGAGCCCGATCGATGA
- a CDS encoding acyl-CoA dehydrogenase family protein, translating to MATVATDTIELSEQQQLVRENIRDICSEFDDEYWREKDRASEYPDEFVTTLGEHGWLGVLVPEEYGGAGMGTAEVVVMMEEIAASGGGFAAAQAIHGGIYNSVPIVRHGSDELKERLLPDVAAGDVAIQSLGLTEPNAGSDSTSIETVAEQRDGEYVINGQKIWTSRVDASDYLLVVARTTPKSEVEKRTRGISMFLVNVHDALDAGTLEMKSIPKTASSAVHAYELWLDDLRVPADNLIGERGNGFYHLLDGLNEERLVIAAECLGLGELAVQKGVDYANEREVFNRPIGQNQAIQHPLAKAYAEIQAAKQLTYNAATVVEGESGAAVGAQANMAKYLSAEAAFTAADAAVQAHGGFGVAREYDVERYFREARLTRLVPITQELVLNYIGENVLGLPRSY from the coding sequence ATGGCCACAGTAGCGACGGATACCATAGAGCTATCAGAACAGCAACAACTCGTCAGAGAGAACATCCGAGACATCTGTAGTGAGTTCGACGACGAGTACTGGCGAGAAAAAGACCGCGCCAGCGAATACCCCGACGAGTTCGTTACGACGCTCGGCGAGCACGGATGGCTGGGGGTACTCGTTCCCGAAGAGTACGGCGGCGCAGGCATGGGAACCGCCGAGGTCGTCGTGATGATGGAGGAGATTGCAGCCAGCGGCGGTGGGTTTGCGGCAGCACAGGCGATCCATGGCGGCATCTACAACTCCGTGCCGATCGTTCGCCACGGCAGCGACGAACTGAAAGAGCGACTTCTCCCGGATGTTGCCGCCGGCGACGTGGCGATCCAGTCGCTCGGGCTGACCGAACCGAACGCGGGTTCAGACTCGACGTCGATCGAAACCGTCGCTGAACAACGCGACGGCGAGTACGTCATCAACGGGCAGAAAATCTGGACGTCTCGAGTCGATGCGAGCGATTATCTGCTCGTCGTTGCTCGAACGACGCCGAAATCAGAGGTTGAGAAACGAACGCGAGGGATTTCGATGTTCCTCGTCAACGTCCACGACGCACTCGATGCCGGGACACTCGAGATGAAATCGATCCCGAAGACGGCGAGCAGTGCCGTTCACGCCTACGAACTTTGGTTAGACGATCTTCGGGTCCCCGCCGACAATCTCATCGGCGAGCGTGGAAACGGCTTTTATCACCTGCTGGATGGGCTCAACGAGGAACGACTGGTAATCGCCGCCGAGTGTCTCGGCCTCGGTGAACTGGCGGTTCAGAAAGGGGTCGACTACGCCAACGAGCGCGAAGTGTTCAACCGGCCGATCGGTCAGAATCAGGCGATTCAACACCCGCTGGCGAAAGCCTACGCCGAGATTCAGGCCGCAAAGCAACTGACGTACAACGCCGCGACTGTCGTCGAGGGGGAGTCGGGCGCGGCCGTCGGTGCACAGGCGAACATGGCGAAGTATCTGTCCGCTGAAGCTGCCTTTACGGCTGCCGACGCCGCTGTTCAGGCCCATGGCGGATTCGGTGTCGCACGTGAGTACGATGTCGAGCGATACTTCAGAGAAGCGCGACTCACACGACTCGTCCCGATCACACAGGAACTCGTCCTCAACTACATCGGGGAGAACGTGCTGGGACTGCCGCGGTCGTACTGA
- a CDS encoding aspartate/glutamate racemase family protein, whose protein sequence is MKIKAINPNTTLEMTENIGTVANKYTSDETEVVAVSPERGPISIESYYDDYLAVPGLLDEILKDEDDEYDAFVNSCWGDPGLDACREVTDKPVVGIAEGSMYVANMLGANFSVATILPRARDFIEEAVRKTGLEDHCASVRCTELTVVETENTRDAAADALLEASWQAIEEDGAEVICLGCAGMGGLDEPLEAALPVPVIDSVGAGAVLAEALVKLGKQTSSIRTYKPPESKEIVGYPDRYQL, encoded by the coding sequence ATGAAAATCAAAGCTATCAATCCGAACACCACCCTCGAGATGACCGAGAACATCGGGACGGTTGCGAACAAATATACGAGCGACGAAACCGAGGTCGTCGCCGTCTCGCCCGAGCGTGGACCGATCAGTATCGAATCGTACTACGACGACTACCTCGCCGTGCCCGGTCTTCTCGACGAAATCCTCAAAGACGAGGACGACGAGTACGACGCATTCGTTAATTCGTGCTGGGGCGACCCAGGGCTTGACGCGTGTCGGGAGGTCACCGACAAACCGGTTGTCGGCATCGCCGAGGGCTCGATGTACGTCGCGAACATGCTGGGCGCGAACTTCTCGGTGGCGACGATCCTCCCTCGAGCGCGCGATTTCATCGAGGAAGCCGTCCGAAAGACGGGACTCGAGGATCACTGCGCATCGGTTCGCTGTACCGAGTTGACCGTCGTCGAGACCGAAAACACTCGCGATGCGGCAGCCGACGCGCTCCTCGAGGCGAGCTGGCAGGCGATCGAGGAAGACGGTGCCGAAGTGATCTGTCTCGGCTGTGCCGGCATGGGCGGTCTCGACGAACCGCTCGAGGCGGCGTTGCCGGTCCCCGTCATCGACAGCGTCGGCGCGGGTGCGGTCCTCGCAGAAGCGCTCGTCAAACTGGGCAAGCAAACGAGTTCGATTCGGACGTACAAGCCGCCGGAATCGAAGGAGATCGTCGGCTACCCCGACCGCTACCAGCTGTAG